Proteins from a genomic interval of Flammeovirgaceae bacterium SG7u.111:
- a CDS encoding FixH family protein, with amino-acid sequence MNYIKNILLAIGFTFSVVFLAGCGEDEPVEPTLNTEGKVMIAEGYALGAGAKVKVYGKEKLFSGYNQLFVAVYDSISDELIEESHVSFMPMMAMNSGMSHSAPYENPASSEAKEGFFEGAVVFLMPSMMGTWTLDVHVHNHKNMKEGMAKFEVMVAEDSEPRIRTFESKTDQKNLFVSYKLGEEPKVGINDIEFVVNSRKTMMEFLPEENYTFEMTPEMPTMGHGSPNNVNPTHTEMGHYAGKLNFTMTGLWRVNLVIKEGGDIVAETSFDITF; translated from the coding sequence ATGAATTACATAAAAAATATTTTACTGGCGATTGGCTTCACTTTTTCTGTAGTTTTTTTAGCAGGATGTGGCGAGGATGAACCTGTTGAGCCTACGTTGAATACAGAAGGAAAGGTGATGATAGCAGAAGGCTATGCTTTAGGTGCTGGGGCAAAAGTAAAAGTTTATGGAAAAGAAAAGCTTTTTTCGGGGTACAACCAGCTTTTTGTGGCGGTATATGATTCTATCTCCGATGAACTTATAGAAGAAAGCCATGTGAGTTTTATGCCGATGATGGCGATGAACTCGGGAATGTCCCACTCTGCACCTTACGAAAACCCAGCCTCATCCGAAGCCAAAGAGGGCTTTTTTGAGGGGGCGGTGGTTTTCCTCATGCCGAGCATGATGGGAACTTGGACACTCGATGTGCATGTGCACAACCATAAAAATATGAAGGAAGGGATGGCAAAGTTTGAGGTAATGGTTGCCGAGGATAGCGAGCCAAGAATCCGCACATTTGAGAGTAAAACAGATCAGAAAAATTTGTTTGTTTCTTACAAGTTGGGTGAAGAGCCTAAGGTAGGGATCAATGACATCGAATTTGTGGTGAACAGCAGAAAAACCATGATGGAGTTCTTGCCAGAGGAAAACTACACTTTTGAGATGACTCCAGAAATGCCAACTATGGGGCATGGTTCGCCTAATAATGTAAACCCAACTCATACAGAAATGGGGCATTATGCAGGTAAGTTAAACTTTACTATGACAGGACTTTGGAGGGTGAACCTTGTAATTAAAGAAGGTGGGGATATAGTTGCCGAAACATCATTTGACATTACTTTTTAA